One Brevibacterium spongiae DNA segment encodes these proteins:
- a CDS encoding excinuclease ABC subunit UvrA, which yields MTSSASSDPTSSPEIQPDVRVRGAREHNLRNVDLSVPRDALVVFTGVSGSGKSSLAFGTLYAESQRRYLESVAPYARRLIDQAGVPDVNSITGMPPAVALQQQRGGRSARSSVGSITTVSSLVRMLYSRAGHYPDDQPMLLAEEFSTNTVEGACPECHGIGRVFDVPEEKMVPDPTLTIRERAIASWPKAWHGHQLRDVLVALGYDVDVPWQDLPREHRDWILFTEETPHLPVHSRLTLTEAREAIDAGAEPTYSGTFVGARKYVLDTFANTKSAGMKRRVAEFLSVETCPVCQGKKLKPEALSVTIAGLDIAAFSALPLHELMTVLETEVASAKAAMDAGEEFGAAFVRLGEGLIDRLRPISDLGLGYLSLDRTTPTLSGGELQRLRLATQLTSDLFGVVYVLDEPSAGLHPQDVDALMGILDGLKARGNSLFVVEHSVDIMRHADWLVDIGPGAGERGGKVLYSGPSAGLAEVEESVTREYVFGDRGLEHHTPREPQGWLRVDDVRRNNLADVSIEVPVGALTAVTGVSGSGKSSLVSQALPVLVGDRLGAGTEANEPAPDADDLLLVDESEELAGTVTGDLTGIRRVVSIDQKPIGRTPRSNVATYTGLFDHVRRRFAETPEARERGYKPGRFSFNVAGGRCPTCEGEGSVMVELLFLPSVYTECPDCHGTRFQSSTLEVLWRGRNVAEILDMSVEEAHEFFTGEFDIVRSLTALIDVGLGYLRLGQPATELSGGEAQRVKLASELQRSQRGDTLYVLDEPTSGLHCADADRLVAHLQSLVDAGNTVVMVELNMRVVAVADHVIELGPGAGSAGGQVVATGSPADVAATGRGPSAKYLAAALQQ from the coding sequence ATGACCTCCTCTGCGTCCTCGGACCCCACGTCCTCACCCGAGATCCAGCCGGACGTGCGGGTCCGCGGGGCCAGGGAACACAACCTGCGCAACGTCGACCTGAGCGTGCCCAGGGACGCACTCGTCGTGTTCACCGGGGTGTCCGGATCGGGCAAATCCTCCCTGGCCTTCGGCACTCTGTATGCCGAGTCCCAACGCCGGTACCTCGAATCCGTCGCCCCCTACGCCCGCAGGCTCATCGACCAGGCCGGGGTCCCGGACGTGAATTCGATCACGGGAATGCCGCCGGCCGTGGCCCTGCAGCAGCAGCGCGGTGGGCGCAGCGCCCGCTCGAGCGTCGGCAGCATCACAACCGTGTCCAGCCTCGTGCGCATGCTCTATTCCCGGGCGGGACACTACCCCGACGATCAGCCGATGCTGTTGGCCGAGGAGTTCTCGACGAACACCGTCGAAGGCGCCTGCCCCGAATGCCACGGGATCGGCCGCGTCTTCGACGTCCCCGAAGAGAAGATGGTCCCGGATCCGACGCTGACGATCCGGGAGCGCGCGATCGCCTCCTGGCCGAAGGCCTGGCACGGCCACCAGCTGCGTGATGTGCTCGTGGCCCTCGGCTACGACGTCGACGTCCCCTGGCAGGACCTGCCGCGCGAACACCGCGATTGGATCCTCTTCACCGAGGAAACCCCGCACCTTCCCGTCCACTCCCGGCTGACCCTGACCGAGGCGCGCGAAGCGATCGACGCCGGTGCCGAACCGACCTATTCGGGGACGTTCGTCGGTGCCAGGAAGTATGTGCTCGACACGTTCGCGAACACGAAGAGCGCCGGGATGAAGCGGCGGGTGGCTGAGTTCCTCAGCGTCGAGACCTGCCCGGTCTGCCAGGGTAAGAAACTCAAACCCGAAGCCCTGTCCGTGACGATCGCCGGGCTCGACATCGCCGCATTCTCCGCCCTGCCGCTGCACGAACTCATGACCGTGCTCGAGACCGAGGTCGCCTCGGCGAAGGCGGCGATGGACGCGGGCGAGGAATTCGGTGCTGCGTTCGTCCGCCTCGGCGAGGGACTCATCGACCGCTTGAGACCCATCAGCGACCTCGGGCTCGGGTACCTCTCGCTCGATCGGACCACTCCGACGCTGTCGGGCGGGGAGCTGCAGCGTCTTCGGTTGGCCACGCAGCTCACCTCCGACCTCTTCGGGGTCGTCTATGTGCTCGACGAGCCCTCCGCCGGCCTCCACCCGCAGGACGTCGACGCACTCATGGGCATCCTCGACGGGTTGAAGGCACGCGGCAACAGTCTCTTCGTCGTCGAACACTCCGTTGACATCATGCGTCACGCCGACTGGCTCGTCGACATCGGACCCGGCGCCGGCGAACGCGGCGGCAAGGTCCTCTACAGCGGCCCCTCCGCCGGTCTCGCAGAGGTCGAGGAGTCCGTGACGCGCGAGTATGTCTTCGGCGATCGCGGGCTCGAGCACCACACCCCGCGCGAACCACAGGGGTGGCTGCGTGTGGACGACGTCCGCCGCAACAACCTCGCCGATGTCAGCATCGAGGTGCCCGTGGGCGCGCTCACCGCCGTCACCGGTGTTTCGGGTTCCGGGAAGTCCAGCCTGGTCAGCCAGGCACTGCCCGTGCTTGTCGGCGACCGCCTCGGTGCCGGCACCGAGGCGAACGAACCCGCACCTGACGCAGATGACCTGCTGCTCGTCGACGAATCCGAGGAGCTGGCAGGCACCGTCACCGGCGACCTCACGGGCATCCGTCGGGTCGTGAGCATCGACCAGAAACCCATCGGCCGCACCCCGCGCTCGAACGTCGCGACCTACACGGGTCTGTTCGATCATGTGCGCCGCCGCTTCGCCGAGACCCCCGAAGCCAGGGAACGCGGGTACAAGCCCGGCAGGTTCTCCTTCAACGTCGCCGGCGGACGCTGCCCGACCTGCGAAGGCGAAGGCTCCGTCATGGTCGAGCTGCTCTTCCTGCCCTCGGTCTACACTGAATGCCCGGACTGCCACGGCACACGCTTCCAATCGAGCACGCTTGAAGTCCTCTGGCGGGGACGCAACGTCGCCGAGATCCTCGATATGAGCGTCGAAGAGGCCCACGAGTTCTTCACCGGAGAGTTCGACATCGTCCGCTCGCTCACCGCGCTCATCGACGTGGGCCTCGGCTATCTGCGGCTCGGCCAGCCCGCCACCGAACTCTCCGGAGGTGAGGCACAGCGGGTCAAGCTCGCCAGCGAACTCCAACGCTCCCAGCGCGGCGACACCCTCTACGTCCTCGACGAACCGACCTCGGGGCTGCATTGTGCTGATGCCGACCGCCTCGTCGCTCACCTGCAGTCACTCGTCGATGCCGGCAACACTGTCGTCATGGTCGAACTCAATATGCGCGTCGTGGCCGTCGCCGATCATGTCATCGAACTCGGCCCCGGTGCCGGCAGCGCCGGCGGACAGGTCGTGGCCACAGGCTCACCCGCCGATGTCGCCGCCACCGGTCGGGGCCCCTCGGCGAAGTACTTGGCTGCAGCGCTGCAGCAATGA
- a CDS encoding MDR family MFS transporter, whose protein sequence is MKVIWLLLVAAFVAILNETTMAIAIPELNKALGIPPELGQWLTSAFMLTMAVVIPTTGFLLQRFTTRQIFLAAMILFSAGTLICLVSQGFILLLIGRIVQAAGTGIMMPLLMTTMMNVVPAHSRGRMMGRVGLVISLAPAIGPTMSGIVLDSLGWRWLFGIILPIALIALALGAKWMTNLGESTHAPIDVVSIVLSVFAFGGIVYGLSQFGGGHGGESGGGSTTGLAWAMIGGGLFFLALFVWRQLVLQRGDRALLDLRVFNSRNYVFSVIIMAIVALSMFGTFSLLPLYLQSVVGLGATQSGLVLLPGSVIMGLLGPVMGRIYDARGPKTLLVPGTIMIASSMFAYSTAGVGTPIWLLIIIQIVMSLGLAASFTPLFSASLGSLDRHLYSHGSAALNTLQQVAGAAGTALLISIYSAALHSGQAEGKTIPEAGAPGGHAAFLLATVIAIVPVVLAFFIRKPEDQEDHPAEVVEPSAGAPAE, encoded by the coding sequence ATGAAGGTCATCTGGCTGCTGCTGGTGGCCGCCTTCGTGGCGATCCTCAACGAGACGACGATGGCCATCGCCATCCCAGAGCTCAACAAGGCCCTCGGCATCCCGCCCGAGCTCGGTCAGTGGCTGACCAGCGCGTTCATGCTCACCATGGCCGTCGTCATCCCGACCACCGGCTTCCTTCTCCAACGGTTCACCACGCGCCAGATCTTCCTGGCCGCAATGATCCTGTTCTCCGCGGGAACGCTCATCTGCCTCGTTTCGCAGGGATTCATCCTGCTCCTCATCGGACGGATCGTCCAAGCCGCAGGCACCGGCATCATGATGCCGCTGCTGATGACCACGATGATGAACGTGGTCCCGGCACATTCGCGCGGTCGGATGATGGGTCGCGTCGGCCTCGTCATCTCCCTCGCACCTGCCATCGGACCGACGATGTCGGGCATCGTGCTCGATTCGCTGGGCTGGCGCTGGCTCTTCGGCATCATCCTGCCGATCGCGCTCATCGCCCTGGCACTCGGTGCGAAATGGATGACCAACCTCGGCGAATCCACGCACGCCCCCATCGACGTCGTCTCCATCGTCCTGTCCGTCTTCGCCTTCGGCGGCATCGTCTACGGGCTCAGCCAATTCGGCGGCGGCCACGGCGGCGAGTCCGGCGGCGGTTCCACGACCGGACTGGCGTGGGCGATGATCGGCGGCGGACTCTTCTTCCTCGCCCTCTTCGTGTGGCGCCAGCTCGTTCTGCAGAGGGGCGATCGTGCACTGCTCGACCTCCGCGTATTCAACTCCCGCAACTACGTCTTCTCGGTCATCATCATGGCCATCGTCGCACTCTCGATGTTCGGCACCTTCTCCCTGCTGCCGCTGTATCTGCAGAGCGTCGTCGGACTCGGTGCCACCCAGTCCGGTCTCGTTCTCCTGCCGGGTTCGGTGATCATGGGTCTGCTCGGACCGGTGATGGGTCGGATCTACGACGCGCGGGGACCGAAGACGCTGCTCGTTCCCGGCACGATCATGATCGCGTCCTCGATGTTCGCGTATTCGACGGCCGGTGTGGGCACGCCGATCTGGCTGCTCATCATCATCCAGATCGTCATGTCCCTGGGCCTGGCCGCATCGTTCACCCCGCTGTTCTCCGCCTCGCTGGGCTCGCTCGACCGTCACCTGTACTCGCATGGTTCGGCCGCGCTCAACACCCTGCAACAGGTGGCAGGAGCCGCGGGCACCGCGCTGCTCATCTCGATCTACTCCGCTGCCCTGCACTCCGGTCAGGCCGAAGGCAAGACCATCCCCGAGGCGGGCGCTCCCGGAGGCCACGCCGCGTTCCTGCTGGCGACGGTCATCGCGATCGTTCCCGTCGTCCTCGCGTTCTTCATCCGCAAGCCCGAGGATCAGGAAGATCACCCCGCCGAGGTGGTCGAACCGAGCGCCGGCGCACCCGCCGAATGA